GCGCCCTCACCGTCGGTCGGGCCGCGGCCCTGGTCGCCACCCGGGGACGCGCCATGCGCGAGGCGGCGCTGGCCCGCGAAGGCACGATGGGCGCGGTCGTGGCGGCGCCTTACGCCGAGGTGGCGACGCTGGTGAGCGAGATCCGTACCGAGGGCGGCGAGGTGTGGATCGCCAACGTCAACGCCCCCGGCCAGACCGTGATCTCCGGCTCCCCCGAGGCGATCGGGGAAGTCGGGGCACGCGCCCCCTCGATCGGCGGCAAGACGATCAGCCTCCGGGTCGGTGGAGCCTTCCACAGCCCGTACATGGCCCCCGCCGCCGAAACGCTCGGCGGTGCGTTCAGGGACACGTCCTTCGCCCCCACGCATCTGCCCGTGGTGGCCAACGTCGACGCGGTGCCGTACGCGGACCACGCCGACTGGCCGGCGCTCTGCGTCCGGCAGCTCACCTCCCCGGTGCTGTGGGAACGGAGCGTACGGACCCTCACCGGTCCGCTCGGCTGCCGCCGGCTCGTCGAACTCGGCCCCGGGCGAACCCTGGCCGGTCTGGTCCGCCGCATCGACCCGGAGGTGGAGGTCGTCTCCGTGGACGGCCCCGGAGCCGTCCTGGCCCGACCGGTGAGCGAACGATGAGCGTCGCGACCCGGCAGCCGAAAAGGCTCAGCGGGATCGGCGTGCTCGACAAGGCCTCGACCCTCCTGGACCTGGTGGAGAAGGGCCCGGCGTCCCTGGCGGAGCTGGTCGCCGGCAGCGGATTCGCGCGTCCCACCGTGCACCGGATCGCCCTCGGCATGGAGAGCCTCGGGCTGCTCGCCCGGGACTTCAGGGGCCGGTTCGTCCTCGGCCCGCGGCTCGGCAACATGGCCGCCGAGGTGCAGCGTGACCAACTGGTCAAGGCGGCGTCGCCGGTCCTCGCGGACCTGCAGGCACTGACCGGTCTCGACGCCCGGCTCTTCCGCCGCCGTGGTGCCATGCAGATCTGCGTCGGCATCTCCCCGGACGTCACGGACGGGAGTGAGGACCTGCCGGTCGGCACGGCACGGTCGGTCAAGGCGGGCCCGGTCGCCCAGATCCTGCTCGCCTGGGAGGAGCCCGTGGCGCTGTACGAGGGACTGCGCAGCGCCCGCTTCACCGCCGCGCAGCTCTCGCTCGTACGGCGTCGCGGCTGGGCGCACGGCCCCGACGCGATGGTGCCCGGGGCCGTCTCGATCGCGGTGCCGGTACGCGCCATGGGGAAACGGGTGGTGGCCGCCCTCGCTCTGACCGGAGCGCCGCCCCGCATGCCCGCGACCCCGAACCGGCTGCTGCTCGGCTCGGTGGTCGACGCGGCCGGCGAACTCGGTGACGTGCTGGTGGAATCCGGGACGGCCCTGCGGCCGCGAGCCCGGTAGTTCCTGCCACCGATGGCAGCAAGGCGTCACCCGCGTCGCGGGGGTGAGGAACCCGCGACAGCATGAACTCCGGGCCCCCTGCCGGGCCTTCGGCACCGACCGATCCAAACGTCCACGCGTCCGCACAAAGGGGTATAGGTGTGTCCACTGCTTTGCGTGCCGAGCCGGTGAGCCGTCCCATCGTCGGGATGGGGGCCGTGGCGGCCACCGGATCCGGTGTCGACGAACTCTTCGAGAGCCTGTGCGCGGGACACCGGGGCGAGGCGGAGCTGCGGGGCTTCGACCGGTCCCGGTTCCGTGCCCCCTACGCCTACGAGGTGGACGACCGGCCGGTACCGGGAGCGGATGTCCCCGGTCGGGCCACCCGGCTGCTGCTGGACGCCGTCGGCCAGGCCGCGGCGGACGCCGGCCTCGGAGAGGATCTGAGCGGCATTCCGGTCCTGGTCGGCACCGGCGTGCGGGAGTTGCGCACCTTGGAACTGTGGTGGCGGGACGGATCCCCGTTCGCCGACTCCGGCCTCGACTTCGGCACCGCGCTGCGCGAGCGCTTCAACGTCGAGGTCACCCACACCTTCTCCAACGCCTGCTCGGCTTCGCTGTACGCGCTGGCGCTCGCCTCCGACCTGCTGGGGCAGGAGGGCGACGACGCCTTGGACACGGTGATCGTCGCCGGTGTCGACGTCCTGACCGAGTCCATGTACGGGCTGTTCGAACGGGCCCGCCCCTCCAGCAGGGACGGCACGTGCGTCCCCATGGGGGACGGCGCCGCCGCGATCGTGCTGCGCCGGGCCGACGGCCGGTCGGACCGGGTCCACGGACACCTGCGGGGTGTGGCCGTCAACTGCGACGCCCACCGGCTCACCGCGCCCTCACCGGACGGCATCGCCGCGGTCATGCGCTCCGCGCACCAGCTCGCCGGAGTGAAGGCGTCCGACATCGACCTCGTGATGCTGCACGGCAGCGGGACCCTCGGCGACGAGGAGCCGGAGGCCGTCGCGCTCGCCGCCGTGCTCGGCGAGGCGGCGTCGGCCCCGCTGATGACCGCGGTGAAGCCGATGACGGGGCAGACCTCCGGTGCCTCCGGGCTCATCGACCTGATCGTCGGGATACGCGCGCTGACACAGGGACGGGTACCGCCGACCGCCGCCCACGAGGACGAGGCCGGGCAGGAGTCGCCGTTCCGGTACGTCACCGGCAGGGCGGCCGACGGGCAACGGCTGAACGTGGCGCAGCTCAACGCTTTCGGACTCGGCGGCATCAACGCCGTCGCCATCGTGGAAGGAACCGAGCGCTCATGAACGCTCCCGCCGCACCGTCGCCCGTCTCGGTCCGCCGGCGCACCGAGGGCCCCGGTCCCCGAGTCCTGCTGCTGCACGGCCTGATCGTGGACGAGAGCGTCTGGGAGCGGACCCTCGCCCTGCTGCCGGCCCGCTACGAGATCTGGACCGCCCAACTGCCCTGGCGGGCGGAGACAGTCTCCGGCTGGACCGAGCTGCCGAACCTCAGAGGCTGGCTGGCCAGGGCGCTGGAGGCGGTGCCGGGCCGGGCGGAGATCGTGGTCGCCCACTCCGTGGCCTCACTCGTGCTGCTCGACCTGCTCGACCAGAAGAACAAGGGCGGGGTCGACGCGCTGCGCCGGTTCGGCATCCGCGCCCTGGTGCTGGCCTCGCCGTTCTACCGGCGCCGGGCCGCCGAATTCGACTGGGACACCCTCGGCTTCTACCTCGACGGCTTCCAGCGGTTCTCCGGGGAGGCGGTTCGGACCCACACGGCCGGCCGGCTCAGCGGCGCGGCCGAACGGGCCCTCGCCCGCAGGGCCCGGGACCAGGTGGGCCCGTACGGGTGGCTCGGGTTCGCCGAGCTCTATCTGCGCACTCCCGCGCTGCGGACCGACCGGATCAACGTGCCGACCCTGGTGGTCAGCGGAGCCGACGACCGTATCGGGCGCCCCGCCGAGAGCCTGGCGCTCGCCGCCGCGCTGCCGGACGCCGTCGCCCGGGTGCTACCCGGCTGCGGACACTTCCCCCTGGTCGAGGCCGCGGACCGGTTCGCCGCCGAGATCGGCGACTTCGTCGACCTGGCGATGGGTGTGCCTCTCGTCGAAGGCAAGGCCGTGGGGACGTGACGGAGGAACGGGAGCCGTTCCGCGGCGGCACCCCGTGGCTGCTCCTCGTCGAGAGCCGGGGACTCGAAGGCGACCCGGACGGCTTCCGGCAGGATGCCGTGACCCAGGCGATCATGGGGAAGTCGGTGGTGTTCTTCCTGGTGGAGGAGGGCGTGGTGCTGGCCGTCCCGGAGAGCGACGCCCATCTCGACCGATTCCAGAAGGAGGGCGGGACGCTGGCCGCCGACCGTTTCTCGCTGGCGCAGCGGGGCCTGGACAAGACCCCGCTGCGCGCGGGCACGCGAATCACCGGCATGGACGAGGTGGCGGGCTGGATCCTCGACCCCGCCGTGCGCGTGGTCTGGCACTGACCCGGTCGGCCGCCTCCGGCCAGGGCCCGTCCCGGGTCACTCGCAGCCGTGCTGCCAGTTCCAGCCGATGAAGGTGTTCTTGAGCTCGACGTCGAAGGCGCAGTCGGCGGTCCCGTCGCCGGCGAGCTGCACGGACGAGTGGTGGGTGTTGGCGTACCGGTCGCCGGAGGTGTCGAAGATGCCCTGGTACGTGAAGTCCGCATGCGCCTCGTGGTTGACGACGGCACAGTCGGTGGCGCAGTCCTGCTTGTCGGTGGCGGACTTCAGCGACCAGCCGGCGTTCCACGGCTCACGGTTCCACTCCTGGGTCGCGGTGGTGGCGGCCGTGCTGACCCGGCCGTCGGCGGTGCTCCAGTCCGCGGTCGAGTACAGGCCGGTCATCCGGATGCCGCAGCAGTCGTACATCTCGTTCCAGCTGCGGAGCTGCCGGCCGGCCGACGGGGCCGCCGCGATACCCCGCGCCGGGGACTCGGCCGCGGCGGAGGCCGGCACCTGGTGCACGGGGCCCGTTTTCAGCTCACAGTCCTCGCCGATGGTGATCGTCTGCCGTACGGACATTCCGGCCGGGGGCACCGGGAGCGATCCGGAGAGCCGCACCGCGCCGCACGACCGCGCGGGGTCCTGCCCGGCCGTCGGCGTGGGCGCGGCGGTCGCCGTACCGCCGAGGACGCAGACAAGACCGACGGCGGCGAACGTGACAGAGGCGAATCGCGGGTACCGCATCGTCAATTCCTTTTCATTGGTCTTCACTTATCCAAGTTCTTGGATCCGTGTTCTTCGATCCGTGACAGTAATGGCTTTTATTTGCAGGTGAGTCGACCCGGAAAAGGTTGGCACTTTCATGTCACCTCGGTTGAAGGGAATCGGGTGGGCTGCCAGCCTTCGTGGATCGCCACTTTTCGGGCGAGTGACGTCAAGTCATCGGCGCGGCAGAGGAGTTATCCGTGGGCGAGGCGCTCGACGCGGTCGGGGAACGGCTGCGGGACCACGGGGACGACCGCCTCGTGATGACGGACGAGAGACGGCTGCGTTCCCTTCTCGTCCGGCTCGGCGCGGAGTTCGGCGCATCCGGTCGGGACGGGGTCGCCCAGGCGGCCGTCATGGTCGAACTGCTGCACCGGGCCTCGGCCGCCGACGCGCACCGGGGTGATGTGCTCCGCCCCGACCGGCTGCTGGCCCGTTCCGCTCAGCTCGCCGCAGGACTCGGCACCAGCGTCCTTCAGCTGCACGCGCAGACCGCGGGACGGCTGGCGGCGGGCCAGATGCGCGAACTCGCCGGGCCGGCCCCCGGGGAGGACCCCGTCGCCCGCTACTTCGAGGTGGCCGCGGGCAGGACCGCCGCCCTGTTCGCCCTTTCCCTGGGGAGCGGGGCGCTGCAGGCCGCGACCCCCGACCGGTGTGTGCGGGCTCTGACCGACTACGGCGAACACCTCGGTGTCGCCCTCAGGATCGCCGAGGACCTGCTCGCCACCACCGCACCGGCCGCGCGGACCGGCCATGCGCCCGGCAAGGACCCGTTCGACGGGGCCCCCGGTCTGCCGGTGCTCCTCGCCCGGGCCGACACCAGCGCGCGCGGCGCGGAACTACGCGGTCTGCTCACGGGCGACATGCCGGACGAAGCGGCCCGGCGGCGGGCCCTGGAACTGCTGCGCACCGCCCCCGCCACCCGGCGTGCCGAGGCGGCCCTGTCCGGGCGGCTGGCCGCCGCCGTCGCGGCGCTCGGCGTACTGCCCCCGCTGCCCGCGCGCACCACGCTGCACGCGCTGTGCGACCTCGTCGCCGTAGGAAACCGACCGGACCACATGAGGAGTTGGCCATGACGATGCAGGACCGGGTGGGCGAGCTCGCGCTGATCCGCGACGAGGTCCTCAAGGGTGTCGCCCAGGCCACCGAGGCCCAGCACGCCAAGGGAAAACTGACCGCACGCGAACGGCTCGCGCTCCTCTTCGACGAAGGGTCCTTCACCGAGATCGAGCAGCTGCGCAGACACCGGGCCACCGGGTTCGGCCTGGAGGCGAAGAGACCGCACACCGACGGTGTGGTGATCGGCTGGGGCACGGTCGAGGGCCGTACGGTCTTCGCTTTCGCCCATGACTTCCGGATCTTCGGCGGCGCGCTCGGCGAGGCCCACGCCACCAAGATCCACAAGGTCATGGACCTCGCGATCGCCGCCGGCGCCCCCCTGGTCTCCCTCAACGACGGTGCCGGCGCCCGCATCCAGGAAGGCGTCTCGGCCCTCGCGGGCTACGGCGGAATCTTCCAGCGCAATACCAAGGCCTCGGGCGTCATTCCGCAGATCAGCGTGATGCTCGGCCCGTGCGCGGGCGGCGCGGCCTACAGCCCGGCCCTGACCGACTTCGTGTTCATGGTCCGGGACACCTCGCAGATGTTCATCACCGGACCCGACGTGGTGCGGGCGGTCACCGGAGAGGAGATCTCCCAGAACGGCCTGGGCGGGGCCGACGTCCACGCCGAGACCTCCGGCGTGGCGCACTTCGCCTACGACGACGAGGAGACCTGCCTCGCCGAGGTCCGCTACCTGCTCTCCCTGCTGCCGGCCAACAACCGCGAGACACCGCCGGCCGTACGCTCCGAGGATCCGCCCGACCGGCGGTGCGAGCGGCTGCTGGAACTGGTGCCGCTCGACGGCGGACGCCCGTACGACATGCACGAGGTGATCGCCGAACTCGTCGACGACGGCGAGTACATGGAGGTCCACGAGAGCTGGGCCACCAGCGTCATCAC
The nucleotide sequence above comes from Streptomyces sp. NL15-2K. Encoded proteins:
- a CDS encoding ACP S-malonyltransferase — its product is MNQVPVGLVFPGQGTQKQGMGEPWRDTPSWELTAEISTATGEDLPELLLHTPGEHLRRTDLAQLAVFTVGLIAHAEAVRGGALGGPVVACAGHSLGEYTALVAAGALTVGRAAALVATRGRAMREAALAREGTMGAVVAAPYAEVATLVSEIRTEGGEVWIANVNAPGQTVISGSPEAIGEVGARAPSIGGKTISLRVGGAFHSPYMAPAAETLGGAFRDTSFAPTHLPVVANVDAVPYADHADWPALCVRQLTSPVLWERSVRTLTGPLGCRRLVELGPGRTLAGLVRRIDPEVEVVSVDGPGAVLARPVSER
- a CDS encoding helix-turn-helix domain-containing protein — protein: MSVATRQPKRLSGIGVLDKASTLLDLVEKGPASLAELVAGSGFARPTVHRIALGMESLGLLARDFRGRFVLGPRLGNMAAEVQRDQLVKAASPVLADLQALTGLDARLFRRRGAMQICVGISPDVTDGSEDLPVGTARSVKAGPVAQILLAWEEPVALYEGLRSARFTAAQLSLVRRRGWAHGPDAMVPGAVSIAVPVRAMGKRVVAALALTGAPPRMPATPNRLLLGSVVDAAGELGDVLVESGTALRPRAR
- a CDS encoding beta-ketoacyl synthase N-terminal-like domain-containing protein, giving the protein MSRPIVGMGAVAATGSGVDELFESLCAGHRGEAELRGFDRSRFRAPYAYEVDDRPVPGADVPGRATRLLLDAVGQAAADAGLGEDLSGIPVLVGTGVRELRTLELWWRDGSPFADSGLDFGTALRERFNVEVTHTFSNACSASLYALALASDLLGQEGDDALDTVIVAGVDVLTESMYGLFERARPSSRDGTCVPMGDGAAAIVLRRADGRSDRVHGHLRGVAVNCDAHRLTAPSPDGIAAVMRSAHQLAGVKASDIDLVMLHGSGTLGDEEPEAVALAAVLGEAASAPLMTAVKPMTGQTSGASGLIDLIVGIRALTQGRVPPTAAHEDEAGQESPFRYVTGRAADGQRLNVAQLNAFGLGGINAVAIVEGTERS
- a CDS encoding alpha/beta hydrolase; its protein translation is MNAPAAPSPVSVRRRTEGPGPRVLLLHGLIVDESVWERTLALLPARYEIWTAQLPWRAETVSGWTELPNLRGWLARALEAVPGRAEIVVAHSVASLVLLDLLDQKNKGGVDALRRFGIRALVLASPFYRRRAAEFDWDTLGFYLDGFQRFSGEAVRTHTAGRLSGAAERALARRARDQVGPYGWLGFAELYLRTPALRTDRINVPTLVVSGADDRIGRPAESLALAAALPDAVARVLPGCGHFPLVEAADRFAAEIGDFVDLAMGVPLVEGKAVGT
- a CDS encoding polyprenyl synthetase family protein; translation: MGEALDAVGERLRDHGDDRLVMTDERRLRSLLVRLGAEFGASGRDGVAQAAVMVELLHRASAADAHRGDVLRPDRLLARSAQLAAGLGTSVLQLHAQTAGRLAAGQMRELAGPAPGEDPVARYFEVAAGRTAALFALSLGSGALQAATPDRCVRALTDYGEHLGVALRIAEDLLATTAPAARTGHAPGKDPFDGAPGLPVLLARADTSARGAELRGLLTGDMPDEAARRRALELLRTAPATRRAEAALSGRLAAAVAALGVLPPLPARTTLHALCDLVAVGNRPDHMRSWP
- a CDS encoding acyl-CoA carboxylase subunit beta, giving the protein MTMQDRVGELALIRDEVLKGVAQATEAQHAKGKLTARERLALLFDEGSFTEIEQLRRHRATGFGLEAKRPHTDGVVIGWGTVEGRTVFAFAHDFRIFGGALGEAHATKIHKVMDLAIAAGAPLVSLNDGAGARIQEGVSALAGYGGIFQRNTKASGVIPQISVMLGPCAGGAAYSPALTDFVFMVRDTSQMFITGPDVVRAVTGEEISQNGLGGADVHAETSGVAHFAYDDEETCLAEVRYLLSLLPANNRETPPAVRSEDPPDRRCERLLELVPLDGGRPYDMHEVIAELVDDGEYMEVHESWATSVITALARLDGQVVGVVANQPQSFAGVLDIHSSEKAARFVQMCDAFNIPLVTLVDVPGFLPGVDQEHGGIIRHGAKLLYAYCNATVPRVQVILRKAYGGAYIVMDSRSIGTDVSLAWPTNEIAVMGAEGAANVVFRRQIQAADDPEAVRGQLVKEYKSELMHPYYAAERGLVDDVIDPADTRPALIRALSMLRGKHAALPSRKHGNPPV